A stretch of Lathyrus oleraceus cultivar Zhongwan6 chromosome 6, CAAS_Psat_ZW6_1.0, whole genome shotgun sequence DNA encodes these proteins:
- the LOC127093004 gene encoding uncharacterized protein LOC127093004 gives MIVNFVRVCGESFTLELNHFHTFMEVKKIIEKYLNIPISKQTLTFNNQLLDDADIILTTSITHSSTIHLRTTPDTAIKNPEPQEAPAEAPATPPIKNPEPQRALAEAPATPPIKNPEPQRAPAEAPATPPIKNPEPQRAPAEAPATPPIKNPEPQRAPATASPESESRTLLSVTVVPRATRGEGNFIVSEIEPLALVSDLKIFLESNKKNVLPQDGDYFFIHNRDVMYEDRSFEWHAVKDGDMIGIFDGVVDDNCLGDRQVRRKTL, from the coding sequence ATGATCGTGAATTTCGTGAGAGTGTGTGGAGAATCTTTCACATTGGAGCTAAATCACTTCCACACTTTCATGGAAGTCAAAAAGATAATAGAGAAGTATCTCAACATTCCCATTTCCAAGCAAACTCTAACCTTCAACAACCAACTTCTCGATGACGCCGACATCATCTTAACGACCAGCATCACTCACTCTTCAACAATTCACCTCCGAACCACCCCTGACACGGCGATCAAGAATCCAGAACCACAAGAAGCACCGGCAGAGGCACCAGCAACACCGCCGATCAAGAATCCAGAGCCACAAAGAGCACTGGCAGAGGCACCAGCAACACCGCCGATCAAGAATCCAGAGCCACAAAGAGCACCGGCAGAGGCACCAGCAACACCGCCGATCAAGAATCCAGAGCCACAAAGAGCACCGGCAGAGGCACCAGCAACACCGCCGATCAAGAATCCAGAGCCACAAAGAGCACCGGCAACAGCGTCGCCAGAATCAGAATCAAGAACATTGTTGAGTGTGACGGTGGTTCCTAGGGCTACTAGAGGGGAAGGTAATTTCATCGTTAGCGAAATAGAACCACTTGCGCTAGTAAGTGATTTAAAGATATTTCTGGAAAGTAACAAGAAGAATGTTCTTCCGCAAGACGGTGATTATTTTTTCATTCACAACCGTGATGTTATGTATGAAGATAGGTCGTTTGAGTGGCACGCGGTAAAAGACGGCGACATGATTGGAATCTTTGATGGAGTTGTTGATGACAATTGCTTAGGTGATAGACAAGTACGTAGAAAAACGTTGTGA